In a genomic window of Verrucomicrobiia bacterium:
- a CDS encoding hemerythrin family protein yields the protein MDRLHHDMFNALDALSCADDRDFPTQFGLFVSTAERLFRKEEVWMDDLDYPGLPTHQEEHARVLGALHHVHAQVMDGDTGIGRQVVNELMPQWLLFHITTMDSPFALAMQLGDGAREPALHAS from the coding sequence GCCCTTTCCTGTGCTGATGACCGGGACTTTCCCACCCAATTCGGCCTATTCGTGAGTACTGCGGAACGACTGTTTCGCAAGGAAGAAGTATGGATGGACGATCTGGACTATCCCGGCCTGCCGACACATCAGGAGGAGCATGCCCGCGTGCTCGGAGCGCTGCATCATGTCCACGCTCAGGTGATGGACGGAGACACCGGCATCGGCAGGCAGGTCGTCAATGAATTGATGCCGCAGTGGCTCTTGTTCCACATAACGACGATGGACTCGCCGTTTGCACTGGCGATGCAGCTTGGCGACGGAGCGCGCGAACCTGCACTGCACGCCTCATAA